AGCGCTGGGCGGATGTCTTCGACGGAATCGACATCGACTGGGAGTACCCCAACGCCTGCGGTCTGACCTGCGACACCAGCGGCAGGGACGCCTTCACCAACGTGCTGAAGGCGCTGCGGTCGAAGTTCGGCCAGAGCAATCTGGTGACCGCGGCGATCACCGCGGACGCCTCGGCCGGCGGCAAGATCGACGCTGCCGACTACGCGGGCGCGGCCCAGTACGTCGACTGGTACAACCCGATGACCTACGACTACTTCGGCGCCTGGGACGCCAAGGGCCCGACGGCCCCGCACTCCCCGCTGACGTCGTACAGCGGCATCCCGAAGGCCGGCTTCAACAGCACCGACACCCTCGCCAAGCTCAAGGGTCTCGGCGTCCCGGCGAGCAAACTGCTGCTGGGCATCGGCTTCTACGGCCGCGGCTGGTCGGGCGTCACCCAGGACGCACCGGGCGGTACGGCGACCGGCGCGGCACCGGGCAAGTACGAGGCCGGGATCGACGACTACAAGGTGCTCAAGAGCCGTTGCCCGGCCACCGGCAAGGTGGGCGGCACCGCCTACGCCAAGTGCGGCGACCAGTGGTGGAGCTATGACACCCCCGAGACCATCGGCACGAAGATGGCCTTCAAGAACGCACAGGGGCTGGGCGGCACGTTCTTCTGGGAGCTGAGCGGCGACACCACCAACGGTGAGCTGATCAAGGCGATCAAGTAGCGGCAGCGGGCTCAGAGCCGGGCGGGCGGGAGGCAGCGGCCTCCCGCCCGTTCTCCGTCCTGTGGCACCGCGTGATGCCTCCCCCACGGGCGGCCGGGGCGGCGCCGGACCGCGGGGGCGCGCGCTCCTCCACCGCGCCCCCGAACGCCCCCGCGGGGTTTACGGCCCCGCCCCGTACGAGCACCATCGGCCGTACGGGAGCAGGAGCCGCACCGGAGAGGTGACACGTGGTCAACCCTTGGCTGGCGATGGAGACCGGAGCCGATCCGGTGGAGCGCACCCGCACGGTGCGCAGGGCGCATGCGGCGTTCCTGGCCGACGGGACCGTCGCGCCGCCGGTGCGTCAGGTCGTCGCCGATTCCTGGCGCCGTTCCGCCGAGGCCCACGCGGCGGCGGACGGCGCCGCGCCCATCGAGCTGGACGAGGCCACGCTGAGCGCCTACCGGGACGGGCATCCGCTGGCCCGCGCCATGCCGGTCTTCCGGGAGCTGCTGGGCAGCTTCGCGCAGGACGGCGCGCATCTGCTGGCCGTCTGCGATCCGCAGGGCAGGCTGCTGTGGGTGGAGGGGCACCGCGGGGTGCGGCGCAGTGCCGAGCGGATGAACTTCGTCGTCGGTGCCCGCTGGGACGAACGGCACGCCGGCACCAATGCC
This genomic stretch from Streptomyces nigrescens harbors:
- a CDS encoding glycoside hydrolase family 18 protein, with the protein product MLRPHRMRSPRRVLAAVTALCTAALAGTLLAGPASAGPANAPTAPRAAAPAAAAAGGKVVGYFTNWGVYDRNYHVKNIETSGSAAKLTHINYAFGNVQGGKCAIGDSYADYDKAYTADQSVDGTADTWDNGALRGNFNQLRKLKKLHPNLKVIWSFGGWTWSGGFGEAAKNPAAFAQSCYDLVEDKRWADVFDGIDIDWEYPNACGLTCDTSGRDAFTNVLKALRSKFGQSNLVTAAITADASAGGKIDAADYAGAAQYVDWYNPMTYDYFGAWDAKGPTAPHSPLTSYSGIPKAGFNSTDTLAKLKGLGVPASKLLLGIGFYGRGWSGVTQDAPGGTATGAAPGKYEAGIDDYKVLKSRCPATGKVGGTAYAKCGDQWWSYDTPETIGTKMAFKNAQGLGGTFFWELSGDTTNGELIKAIK